In Carassius gibelio isolate Cgi1373 ecotype wild population from Czech Republic chromosome B17, carGib1.2-hapl.c, whole genome shotgun sequence, a single window of DNA contains:
- the LOC127976004 gene encoding ankyrin repeat and SAM domain-containing protein 4B: MMLRPKDLCQGSGTKTFLEAMQSGKVHLARFVLDALDGRIINGKAENGRTLLMHAVCLQEHASRSKFTQLLLEKGADVNTRDDHGRTALSLACEHGHLDSVKLLVQFNADPELTDTWGNSALMYAACGGHSQILEFLIRAFKKLGLRLDRTNHAGHSAIQVADFFGHNQCVQTLNGCGKKIVSPTNSTGEPAEDLRWPNRLPKQVLDRFSKQIQSKHEEILPALFQRELCVSDSNSLRIRFRRPDANQSLIRSEDGGADLLFASKQIQNLVLKEDGSTEPETDGDVPHRGKTRSFNLDLRTGRKQSYQGDVQETNRSASKFKRASLQDEKPLVAKFYSTKTTDNFDVSKEVQKRGSVPKTTRQSKLLFSREELEPERIKPRSSGLSRFGNRLLRRFTAPEFMRHITDYPRDAGHGKGKMSRSETFPFSHTHMRVNSQPSVDSISAVRCEFESNPALK; this comes from the coding sequence ATGATGCTGAGGCCGAAGGACTTGTGTCAGGGATCTGGCACCAAAACCTTCCTGGAAGCCATGCAGAGCGGGAAAGTCCACTTGGCTCGGTTCGTCCTGGACGCGTTGGATGGGCGCATCATCAACGGGAAAGCCGAAAACGGACGTACGCTTCTAATGCACGCCGTGTGCCTTCAAGAGCACGCATCCAGATCCAAATTCACTCAATTGCTTCTGGAAAAAGGGGCGGATGTGAACACCCGGGATGACCACGGACGCACAGCCTTGAGTCTGGCATGCGAGCACGGACACTTGGATTCGGTGAAGCTCCTCGTGCAATTCAACGCTGATCCAGAGCTCACGGACACGTGGGGAAACAGTGCGCTCATGTACGCCGCGTGCGGAGGACACAGCCAAATCTTGGAGTTCTTAATCCGGGCGTTTAAGAAACTTGGTTTGCGACTTGATCGCACGAATCACGCCGGCCACTCGGCTATCCAAGTTGCTGACTTCTTCGGGCACAACCAGTGCGTTCAGACCCTCAACGGGTGCGGAAAGAAGATTGTGAGTCCGACGAACAGCACCGGAGAACCCGCCGAAGACCTGCGGTGGCCCAATCGCCTCCCAAAGCAGGTTCTAGACAGGTTCTCCAAACAAATCCAAAGCAAACACGAGGAAATCCTCCCGGCCTTGTTTCAGAGAGAGCTGTGCGTTAGTGACAGCAACAGCCTGCGGATCCGCTTCAGACGTCCAGACGCCAACCAAAGCCTCATCAGATCCGAAGACGGGGGAGCAGATCTTCTGTTCGCTTCGAAACAGATCCAAAACTTAGTTCTGAAAGAAGACGGAAGCACAGAACCCGAGACGGACGGCGACGTGCCGCATCGGGGGAAAACTAGGTCGTTTAATCTTGACCTCAGAACCGGAAGGAAACAATCCTATCAGGGCGACGTGCAAGAAACCAACAGATCCGCCAGTAAATTCAAAAGAGCGTCGCTGCAAGACGAAAAACCGCTTGTTGCGAAGTTCTACAGCACAAAAACGACTGACAACTTCGACGTCAGTAAAGAGGTGCAAAAGCGTGGCAGCGTTCCCAAAACGACCAGACAGAGCAAACTTCTGTTCAGTCGTGAAGAACTCGAACCTGAACGGATCAAACCTCGCTCTTCGGGGCTCTCCAGATTCGGGAACAGACTCCTGCGCAGATTCACGGCTCCTGAATTCATGCGACACATCACAGACTACCCCAGAGACGCCGGACACGGTAAAGGGAAGATGTCCCGGTCCGAGACCTTCCCGTTCTCGCACACACACATGAGAGTGAACAGCCAGCCGAGTGTGGACAGCATCAGCGCGGTGAGATGCGAGTTTGAGAGCAATCCTGCTCTTAAGTGA